The following are encoded together in the Lathyrus oleraceus cultivar Zhongwan6 chromosome 3, CAAS_Psat_ZW6_1.0, whole genome shotgun sequence genome:
- the LOC127131443 gene encoding uncharacterized protein LOC127131443: MKRIREPFEINSKKKTQKLGEPSVSKPPMPLVSSSPSKSQPSESPTLHLRQLPSSLPQPSPIYTHYEPTTSTTNPSETHTSNPPSPPLQPINLTTTTLPISEALVFNKPISPPSSTPSSPPYYNISFDSDHPEPSDPQIVTLAQLQAHTLSTQNPPEPETSIPSPSEHPTSPASEHHTETRSENPVTQTSDPLTEIIPTPPEPILPTSKPEPISPTSEPEPTFPTLEEAVTLFAECLLEKLRSLSENSKISDDPSTVRIHWNRVIGRMTSKAFKMKGISEQVRNDFIKEAGERLHTRLAGEEEDRAHRKSEEKACLEKEENARRETAEKASAEATATEVKAKAKVDAGEASHISVEEATKAKDIALSQGESSHSDFSPLVLKTLEELHKEQQIMRARLDQQDSVNSNIQNLLTQLL; encoded by the coding sequence ATGAAGAGAATACGAGAGCCATTTGAAATAAATTCAAAGAAGAAAACTCAGAAGCTGGGGGAACCATCTGTATCCAAACCACCTATGCCTTTGGTCTCCTCCTCTCCAAGCAAGTCTCAACCCTCTGAATCTCCTACTTTACATTTAAGGCAATTGCCCTCTTCCTTACCTCAACCATCCCCAATCTACACACACTATGAACCTACAACATCCACCACAAATCCTTCTGAAACTCATACCTCTAACCCACCATCACCTCCCCTTCAACCCATTAATCTAACCACCACAACACTACCAATATCTGAGGCCCTAGTATTTAATAAACCCATATCACCACCCTCCTCCACTCCCTCATCTCCACCTTACTATAATATCTCATTTGACTCTGACCATCCTGAACCATCTGACCCTCAAATCGTTACTCTTGCGCAACTCCAAGCTCACACCCTCTCTACTCAAAACCCACCTGAGCCAGAAACCTCCATTCCTTCCCCATCTGAACACCCAACATCACCAGCCTCTGAACATCACACTGAAACTCGCTCTGAAAACCCTGTTACCCAAACATCTGACCCTCTCACTGAAATTATACCCACACCACCAGAACCTATCCTTCCCACCTCTAAACCAGAACCTATCTCTCCCACCTCTGAACCTGAACCTACCTTCCCCACTCTAGAAGAGGCAGTCACCTTATTTGCCGAGTGTTTATTGGAAAAGCTCAGGTCACTATCTGAAAACTCTaaaatcagtgatgatccctctaCAGTAAGGATTCACTGGAATAGAGTAATCGGACGGATGACATCTAAGGCTTTCAAGATGAAAggcatctctgaacaagtcagaaacgactttatcaAAGAAGCTGGAGAGAGGTTACATACCCGTTTGGCCGGAGAGGAAGAAGATAGAGCTCACAGAAAATCTGAGGAAAAAGCTTGCTTAGAAAAAGAAGAGAATGCAAGAAGAGAAACTGCAGAAAAGGCCTCCGCTGAGGCTACTGCTACTGAAGTTAAAGCCAAAGCCAAGGTTGACGCTGGAGAAGCATCACACATTTCTGTAGAAGAAGCTACCAAGGCTAAGGACATTGCTCTGAGTCAGGGGGAGTCATCTCACTCTGATTTTTCCCCACTAGTGTTGAAGACTCTAGAGGAACTACACAAAGAGCAACAAATTATGAGAGCCAGACTGGATCAACAGGACTCTGTCAACTCCAACAttcagaacctgctgactcaGCTGTTGtag